Proteins from one Thaumasiovibrio subtropicus genomic window:
- the tusA gene encoding sulfurtransferase TusA, with translation MTSPFDNPTQHLQAEGLRCPEPVMMVRKTVRKMTNGETLLITADDPSTARDIPSFCRFMDHTLVAAQTEQMPFQFLIKVGQ, from the coding sequence ATGACAAGTCCATTTGACAACCCAACACAACACTTACAAGCCGAGGGGTTACGCTGCCCAGAACCGGTCATGATGGTGAGGAAAACCGTTCGAAAGATGACGAACGGCGAGACATTGCTGATTACAGCTGATGATCCATCAACTGCACGCGACATTCCAAGCTTTTGTCGTTTTATGGACCACACCTTGGTTGCCGCACAAACAGAGCAAATGCCTTTTCAGTTTTTGATCAAAGTAGGCCAATAA
- a CDS encoding MDR family oxidoreductase, whose translation MFKALVLEQQEKTTLASIQSLQDDQLPEGDVTIAVDYSSLNYKDGLAITGKGRIVRQFPMVPGIDLAGTVLNSQDARYQEGDNVVLTGWGVGEGHWGGMAEKARLKADWLVPLPKGLDGKQAMMIGTAGLTAMLCVQALQDAGITPEKGPVLVTGASGGVGSVAVTLLAELGYDVTALTGRVEENGPLLTQLGAKQIIDRRDFEEPARPLEKQIWAGVVDTVGSKILAKALAQVDYEGAVAACGLAGGFDLPTTVMPFILRGVNLLGVDSVMSPFEKRQAAWQRLVELLPASYYEQACQEVSLDEVPTKAEAITNGQVTGRVVIKL comes from the coding sequence ATGTTCAAAGCATTAGTTCTAGAACAACAAGAAAAAACGACCCTTGCATCCATCCAGTCACTTCAAGATGACCAACTGCCTGAAGGTGATGTCACCATTGCAGTCGATTACTCTTCTTTGAACTACAAAGATGGTTTAGCTATTACGGGAAAAGGTCGCATTGTGCGTCAGTTTCCGATGGTGCCAGGGATTGATCTCGCAGGAACCGTATTGAACTCGCAAGATGCCCGCTATCAAGAGGGCGACAACGTCGTGCTCACTGGTTGGGGTGTTGGCGAAGGTCACTGGGGCGGCATGGCCGAAAAAGCACGCTTAAAAGCGGATTGGCTTGTGCCGTTACCAAAAGGGCTTGATGGTAAGCAAGCCATGATGATTGGTACTGCAGGCCTGACTGCGATGCTTTGTGTACAAGCACTGCAAGACGCAGGTATCACACCCGAAAAAGGGCCAGTACTTGTCACCGGCGCAAGCGGCGGCGTGGGCTCTGTTGCGGTAACCCTACTCGCCGAGCTCGGTTATGACGTTACAGCATTAACTGGCCGCGTTGAAGAGAATGGCCCGCTACTGACGCAACTTGGTGCTAAGCAGATTATCGATCGCCGTGACTTTGAAGAACCAGCGCGCCCACTTGAGAAACAGATTTGGGCCGGTGTAGTTGACACCGTAGGCAGTAAAATATTGGCAAAAGCCTTAGCACAAGTTGATTATGAAGGTGCCGTTGCAGCATGTGGTTTGGCAGGTGGTTTTGATCTTCCGACGACGGTTATGCCATTTATCCTTCGTGGCGTGAATCTGCTAGGGGTTGACTCTGTAATGAGCCCCTTTGAAAAACGACAAGCTGCATGGCAGCGCTTGGTTGAATTACTGCCAGCCAGCTATTACGAGCAAGCTTGCCAAGAAGTTAGCTTAGATGAAGTACCGACTAAAGCGGAAGCGATCACCAATGGCCAAGTGACGGGGCGTGTCGTCATCAAGCTTTAA
- a CDS encoding YigZ family protein: MSDLPYLVPAAAVITEEEIKKSRFITHLAHTPTVEAAKAFVDQVKREHAAARHNCWAFVAGRPENSMLWGFSDDGEPSGTAGKPILAQLSGSGVGEITAVVTRYSGGIKLGTGGLVKAYGGGVQIALTSLQTIEKQITVRGQLRCAYSQVADVESLLSQYKGKLVDTDYGQDVVMCCELEKRVSERFATHLFERSSGQITVSFEKTSK; the protein is encoded by the coding sequence ATGAGCGATTTACCTTATTTAGTGCCCGCAGCAGCGGTTATTACCGAAGAAGAGATCAAGAAAAGCCGCTTCATTACCCATTTAGCGCATACGCCGACAGTGGAAGCTGCCAAGGCGTTCGTGGATCAAGTGAAGCGTGAACATGCGGCGGCGCGACATAACTGTTGGGCTTTTGTGGCTGGCCGACCAGAAAACTCTATGCTTTGGGGATTCAGTGATGATGGAGAACCTTCAGGCACCGCAGGTAAGCCGATATTGGCGCAACTGAGTGGCAGCGGGGTGGGGGAGATCACCGCGGTTGTTACTCGCTACTCTGGTGGAATAAAACTGGGCACGGGCGGATTGGTGAAAGCATATGGTGGTGGTGTACAGATTGCTTTGACATCGTTACAAACGATAGAGAAGCAGATTACTGTACGTGGACAGTTAAGGTGCGCCTACTCACAAGTTGCTGATGTCGAGTCTCTTTTATCACAGTATAAAGGTAAGCTGGTCGATACTGATTATGGACAAGATGTTGTGATGTGCTGTGAGTTAGAAAAACGTGTCTCAGAGCGCTTTGCTACGCACCTCTTTGAACGCAGCAGTGGGCAAATTACGGTCTCATTTGAAAAGACCTCAAAATAA
- a CDS encoding TMEM165/GDT1 family protein, giving the protein MSVLFISVASVALAEIGDKTQLLSFLLASRYKKPLPIIAAIFLATLLNHAVAAWLGVVLADHIAPAMLKWVLVMSFIAMALWVLIPDKLDEDTPVSAKGPFVASFIAFFIAEIGDKTQVATSVLGAHYAEAIWLVVVGTTIGMLIANVPVVWLGKLSADKLPLNAIRKVTALLFVCLGVVTAFGSPV; this is encoded by the coding sequence ATGAGCGTTCTTTTTATCTCTGTTGCTTCCGTTGCACTGGCGGAAATTGGCGACAAGACTCAACTTCTTTCTTTTCTTCTGGCGAGTCGGTATAAGAAACCGCTACCCATCATTGCGGCTATCTTTCTAGCAACACTGCTTAATCATGCTGTCGCTGCTTGGTTGGGGGTCGTGCTGGCCGATCATATTGCGCCCGCTATGTTGAAATGGGTGTTAGTGATGAGCTTTATTGCGATGGCACTGTGGGTGCTCATTCCTGATAAGCTTGATGAAGATACTCCTGTTTCCGCCAAAGGCCCATTTGTGGCCAGTTTTATTGCTTTCTTTATCGCTGAAATTGGCGATAAGACGCAAGTCGCAACATCGGTATTGGGTGCGCATTATGCAGAGGCAATTTGGTTAGTGGTAGTGGGTACTACGATCGGTATGTTGATTGCGAATGTGCCTGTCGTGTGGCTGGGTAAGCTATCTGCAGACAAGTTACCTTTGAATGCGATACGCAAAGTGACGGCGCTTCTGTTTGTCTGCTTAGGCGTAGTGACGGCATTCGGTTCACCCGTTTAA
- the fadB gene encoding fatty acid oxidation complex subunit alpha FadB encodes MVYHSDKLSVSMNDQQIATLTFHAPGSVNKFDLATLNTLDSALDAIEANTNIKGLILSSSKSAFIVGADITEFLGLFELGHQQLSVWLADANRIFNRIEDLPYPTLSAIKGYALGGGCECVLTTDFRIADSSIVIGLPETKLGIMPGFGGSVRMPRLIGADNAMSLIATGQECRSAEALQLGLIDAIVESEQLDDIATHMVQDAIDEKLDWQSRRQQKQRPLSLSTIEATMSFSTAKAMVAQQAGKHYPAPMAAIKAIEASANSHREQALEIENRYFVELTGTPVAKALVNLYLNDQTIKGLAKHAAKQAPPLNAAAVLGAGIMGGGIAYQSALKGVPVVMKDIAPNALNIGMQEASKLLNNRVQRGRMDTLGMASVLSAITPALHYEAMTNANIVIEAVVENPKVKAAVLAETEQHVSLDTVLASNTSTIPINSLSASLKRPENFCGMHFFNPVHRMPLVEIIRGDKTSQSTIDTVVAYATKMGKSPVVVNDCPGFFVNRVLFPYFAGFNLLLKEGASFTQIDEVMEKHFGWPMGPAYLLDVVGIDTAHHAQAVMAEGYPSRMGKTEKDAIDALFDAKRFGQKNGAGFYRYEADRKGKPRKLADSQVDTLLAPIQSKLQPFDNDTIIARMMIPMVNETIRCLEEGIIGSPREADIALVYGLGFPPFHGGACHYLDTFGLANYVALADRFAGLGEIYQVPDGLRQKALTETTYYPRPADITRQLKGEAS; translated from the coding sequence ATGGTGTATCACTCAGACAAGCTGTCCGTCAGTATGAATGATCAGCAGATAGCCACATTGACCTTTCATGCTCCCGGTTCAGTCAACAAATTCGATCTCGCTACGCTCAATACGCTCGACAGCGCACTTGATGCCATCGAAGCAAACACAAACATAAAAGGACTTATCTTAAGCTCTAGCAAATCAGCCTTTATTGTCGGTGCGGACATCACCGAGTTCCTCGGTCTGTTTGAACTTGGCCATCAGCAACTCTCAGTCTGGTTGGCCGATGCCAATCGCATTTTTAACCGTATTGAAGATCTCCCTTATCCAACTTTGTCCGCCATCAAAGGCTACGCGCTAGGAGGCGGCTGTGAGTGTGTACTTACTACTGACTTTCGTATCGCTGATTCATCCATCGTCATTGGCTTGCCTGAAACCAAACTCGGAATCATGCCGGGATTTGGTGGCAGTGTGCGTATGCCACGCCTGATTGGCGCTGACAATGCGATGAGCCTCATTGCAACAGGGCAAGAATGTCGAAGCGCGGAAGCACTGCAATTGGGTTTGATTGATGCCATTGTCGAAAGCGAACAGCTAGATGATATCGCAACACACATGGTACAAGACGCTATCGATGAGAAACTCGATTGGCAATCTCGTCGCCAACAGAAGCAGCGCCCTCTCTCCTTGAGTACTATCGAAGCCACCATGAGTTTCTCAACGGCAAAAGCTATGGTGGCGCAACAAGCAGGTAAACACTACCCCGCACCGATGGCGGCAATAAAGGCAATAGAAGCGTCGGCTAATAGCCATCGTGAACAAGCACTAGAAATCGAAAACCGTTACTTTGTCGAACTCACAGGCACACCAGTCGCCAAAGCATTGGTTAATCTTTATCTTAATGATCAAACCATTAAAGGCCTAGCCAAGCACGCGGCTAAGCAAGCCCCACCCTTAAATGCTGCCGCCGTGCTAGGGGCCGGTATTATGGGCGGCGGCATAGCCTATCAATCCGCCTTAAAAGGCGTACCCGTTGTCATGAAAGACATTGCACCAAACGCTTTAAATATTGGTATGCAAGAAGCGAGTAAACTCCTTAATAACCGTGTCCAACGCGGTCGAATGGATACATTGGGCATGGCAAGTGTGCTGTCAGCGATTACTCCAGCCCTTCACTACGAGGCAATGACCAACGCTAATATTGTCATCGAAGCTGTGGTCGAGAACCCAAAAGTGAAGGCGGCAGTATTAGCAGAAACAGAGCAACACGTCAGCCTCGATACGGTATTAGCCTCAAACACTTCGACTATCCCCATCAACTCTCTCTCTGCATCACTAAAACGCCCAGAAAACTTCTGCGGTATGCACTTTTTCAATCCCGTGCACCGCATGCCACTTGTTGAGATTATTCGTGGCGATAAGACAAGCCAGTCAACAATCGATACCGTCGTCGCCTACGCGACAAAAATGGGCAAATCCCCGGTTGTGGTCAACGATTGTCCCGGCTTTTTCGTCAACCGAGTCCTCTTCCCGTACTTTGCTGGTTTTAATTTGCTCCTTAAAGAAGGTGCCAGTTTTACCCAAATTGACGAGGTGATGGAGAAACATTTTGGCTGGCCGATGGGACCCGCTTATCTCTTAGATGTGGTCGGTATTGATACAGCTCATCATGCACAAGCCGTCATGGCAGAGGGTTATCCCAGCCGCATGGGCAAAACTGAAAAAGATGCCATTGACGCCCTGTTTGACGCTAAGCGCTTTGGACAGAAAAATGGTGCAGGTTTCTATCGTTATGAAGCCGATCGCAAAGGCAAACCAAGAAAACTTGCCGATAGCCAGGTCGATACCCTGCTTGCACCGATTCAATCCAAACTGCAACCTTTTGACAATGACACCATCATCGCAAGAATGATGATTCCTATGGTGAATGAAACCATTCGCTGTCTCGAAGAAGGCATTATTGGCTCTCCACGCGAAGCTGATATCGCCTTGGTTTACGGTTTAGGCTTCCCTCCCTTCCATGGGGGGGCGTGCCATTACCTCGATACCTTTGGTTTAGCGAACTATGTTGCCCTCGCGGATCGTTTCGCCGGACTTGGTGAAATCTATCAGGTACCTGATGGATTAAGGCAAAAAGCATTAACCGAGACGACCTATTATCCGCGACCAGCCGACATCACACGTCAGTTGAAAGGAGAAGCATCATGA
- the fadA gene encoding acetyl-CoA C-acyltransferase FadA, producing MNQVVIVDCIRTPMGRSKGGAYRHVRAEDLSAHLMAGLLKRNPSLAADAIDDIYWGCVQQTLEQGFNIGRNAALLAGIPHTVPATTVNRLCGSSMQALHDATRAIMVGDAEVCLIGGVEHMGHIPMTHGVDFHPGLSKSVAKAAGMMGLTAELLSRQHGISREQQDTFALRSHERAHKATVAGHFDQEIYPIEGHDESGRRRLITSDEVIRSDASLAALSNLKPVFDPVNGTVTAGTSSALSDGAAAMLVMSEAKANALQMPIRAKVRSMAVAGCEPSIMGIGPVPATQKALARAGLSIDDIDLFEINEAFAAQSLPCIQRLGLQEVADDKVNLNGGAIALGHPLGCSGARISTTLIHLMEAKQAKLGVATMCIGLGQGIATIFERN from the coding sequence ATGAACCAAGTTGTCATTGTCGATTGTATTCGAACCCCAATGGGCCGCTCCAAGGGCGGCGCGTATCGTCATGTTCGCGCGGAAGATCTATCCGCTCACCTGATGGCGGGGCTATTAAAACGCAACCCAAGTTTAGCCGCAGACGCCATCGATGATATTTATTGGGGGTGCGTACAACAAACACTCGAACAGGGCTTCAACATTGGTCGGAATGCAGCCCTTCTTGCAGGTATTCCGCATACGGTGCCAGCCACCACCGTCAATCGACTGTGTGGTTCATCAATGCAAGCCCTTCATGATGCTACGCGTGCCATTATGGTGGGTGATGCCGAGGTATGTCTTATCGGTGGCGTTGAACACATGGGTCATATCCCCATGACCCACGGTGTCGACTTTCATCCCGGCTTGTCAAAATCTGTGGCCAAAGCCGCAGGCATGATGGGCCTAACCGCGGAGTTACTATCCCGACAGCATGGCATTAGCCGAGAGCAACAAGATACCTTTGCGCTGCGCTCCCACGAGCGGGCTCACAAAGCAACAGTCGCAGGTCATTTTGACCAAGAGATCTACCCTATCGAAGGCCATGATGAATCTGGCCGTCGCCGATTGATCACGTCAGACGAGGTGATTCGCAGTGATGCGAGCCTCGCGGCGCTATCTAATCTCAAACCTGTCTTCGATCCTGTTAACGGCACCGTGACTGCCGGGACTTCTTCCGCCCTCTCTGACGGTGCGGCAGCCATGCTCGTAATGAGTGAAGCCAAGGCAAACGCACTACAGATGCCTATTCGTGCGAAAGTAAGATCAATGGCAGTCGCTGGTTGCGAACCCTCGATTATGGGCATTGGTCCAGTACCCGCGACACAAAAGGCACTCGCCCGTGCTGGCCTCTCCATTGACGACATCGACCTATTCGAGATCAACGAGGCCTTTGCCGCACAATCCCTACCATGTATACAACGCCTTGGCCTACAGGAAGTAGCCGATGATAAAGTCAACCTGAATGGTGGTGCAATTGCGCTCGGTCACCCACTTGGCTGCTCTGGCGCGCGAATCTCGACAACACTCATTCATCTCATGGAAGCGAAACAGGCCAAACTGGGCGTTGCAACCATGTGTATCGGCCTCGGACAAGGTATTGCTACCATCTTTGAGCGTAACTAG
- a CDS encoding LysR family transcriptional regulator: MELEEIYRRDLNLLVALRILIDEGSVSRAALRLNLSQSAMSRVLARLRALVNDPLFIREGQKLIPTQRALELNQALNVPLESLRIALTPQDFVPQDCEQAFNIATTDYAIQTILPFALSRIYQEAPNISLNFVPLQHQRLAEQLTQGGCDMAICRPAYAVEELQQSVLGPVSVFCLLSRDHPLANKEMTLDDYLSYPHATIAISDGVKRLIDDALQDYPDRREVLRAYHLEAALAVVEQVPLIITVPADLAYLKAEKHDLIIKPMPFPFKPFDYSLLWHPRNEHSPAQQWLRRMIQEECGKLINSRIHAMGLADT; this comes from the coding sequence ATGGAATTAGAAGAAATCTATCGTCGCGATCTTAACCTGCTAGTTGCGCTGCGAATCCTGATTGATGAAGGAAGCGTGAGTCGCGCGGCGTTACGTTTGAACTTGAGCCAGTCTGCGATGAGTCGTGTGCTGGCTCGACTACGTGCGCTGGTCAATGACCCGCTGTTTATTCGAGAAGGGCAGAAGCTGATACCCACTCAGCGCGCACTCGAACTGAATCAAGCGCTTAACGTTCCGCTTGAGTCCCTGCGTATTGCCTTAACCCCACAGGACTTTGTTCCACAAGACTGTGAACAAGCGTTTAATATCGCCACGACCGACTATGCGATTCAAACTATCCTACCTTTTGCGTTATCGCGTATTTATCAAGAGGCACCGAACATTTCGTTAAACTTCGTGCCGTTGCAACACCAGCGCTTAGCGGAGCAGTTGACGCAAGGGGGATGTGATATGGCGATTTGTCGACCTGCGTACGCGGTAGAAGAGTTGCAACAGAGTGTGTTGGGACCAGTGAGTGTTTTTTGCCTGTTGTCACGCGATCACCCTTTAGCGAATAAAGAGATGACCTTAGACGATTACCTCTCATATCCACATGCTACTATTGCCATTAGCGATGGGGTAAAGCGGCTCATTGATGATGCGCTTCAGGACTACCCTGATCGGCGAGAAGTATTGAGGGCATACCATCTAGAAGCAGCGTTGGCGGTGGTTGAGCAAGTACCTTTGATCATTACCGTGCCGGCAGATTTGGCCTATTTAAAAGCTGAAAAACATGACTTGATTATCAAGCCTATGCCATTTCCTTTTAAGCCGTTTGACTACTCGTTATTATGGCATCCGAGAAACGAGCATTCACCTGCTCAGCAGTGGTTACGACGGATGATTCAAGAAGAGTGTGGAAAATTGATTAACAGTCGTATTCATGCGATGGGGTTAGCGGATACGTGA
- a CDS encoding TrkH family potassium uptake protein has protein sequence MQIRSIIRIVGLLLALFSFTMLAPALVAFIYRDGAGFPFVVTFLLLLFFGGVLWVPNRRHKHELKARDGFLIVVLFWTVIGSAGALPFILSENPDLSFTDSMFESFSGLTTTGATVITGLDALPKAILFYRQLLQWFGGMGIIVLAVAILPVLGIGGMQLYRAEIPGPVKDSKMTPRIAETAKALWYIYLTLTIACAVAFWLAGMTPFDAISHSFSTVAIGGFSTHDASMGYFNSPTINLITVVFLLISAVNFSLHFAAFSTRGIHLRTYWRDPELRAFVFIQLLLFAICFGMLVGHHDAFTVGEAADQALFQAVSISTTAGFTTTSFSEWPLFLPVLLLFSSFIGGCAGSTGGGMKVIRMLLLSLQGSRELKRLVHPRAVYTIKIGKNALPQRVVDAVWGFFSAYTLVFAVCMLAIIATGVDELTAFSAVAATLNNLGPGLGEVAVHFGEINSAAKWVLIIAMLFGRLEVFTLLVLFTPTFWRS, from the coding sequence ATGCAAATTCGTTCAATTATTCGCATCGTTGGTTTGTTACTGGCGTTGTTTAGTTTCACTATGCTAGCACCGGCCTTGGTGGCGTTTATCTATCGTGATGGTGCGGGCTTTCCATTTGTCGTCACCTTCCTTTTGCTACTTTTCTTTGGCGGTGTGCTGTGGGTACCTAATCGACGCCATAAGCATGAGTTGAAAGCGAGGGATGGTTTCCTCATCGTTGTGCTGTTTTGGACGGTTATCGGCAGTGCCGGGGCTTTACCTTTCATTCTCTCTGAAAATCCTGATCTCTCTTTTACTGATTCTATGTTTGAGTCCTTTTCTGGACTTACTACCACTGGAGCCACGGTGATCACTGGGCTTGATGCCTTACCAAAGGCGATCCTCTTTTATCGCCAGTTGTTACAGTGGTTTGGTGGCATGGGTATCATTGTTTTGGCGGTGGCGATTCTGCCTGTGCTTGGGATCGGTGGGATGCAGCTCTATCGCGCAGAGATCCCCGGACCTGTTAAAGACAGTAAAATGACCCCGCGCATCGCTGAAACAGCAAAAGCGCTATGGTATATCTACCTCACTTTGACGATTGCTTGTGCTGTGGCGTTTTGGCTGGCGGGAATGACGCCCTTTGATGCGATATCACATAGTTTCTCGACGGTTGCGATAGGTGGATTCTCAACCCATGATGCCAGTATGGGCTATTTCAATAGTCCAACGATTAACTTGATTACTGTTGTCTTTCTGTTGATTTCGGCGGTGAATTTTTCACTTCACTTCGCGGCTTTTTCAACGCGAGGCATTCATTTACGTACCTACTGGCGAGATCCTGAGCTTCGGGCGTTTGTCTTTATCCAGCTACTACTATTTGCAATCTGTTTTGGCATGCTGGTGGGGCATCATGATGCATTTACTGTTGGTGAGGCTGCTGATCAAGCGCTGTTTCAAGCGGTCTCTATATCGACCACTGCGGGTTTTACGACAACAAGTTTCTCAGAGTGGCCCCTGTTCCTGCCAGTATTGCTACTGTTTTCTTCCTTTATTGGCGGATGTGCGGGCTCTACAGGGGGCGGGATGAAAGTGATTCGAATGCTTCTACTTTCTCTCCAAGGGTCTCGAGAATTAAAGCGTCTTGTTCACCCTCGTGCTGTTTATACGATTAAGATCGGCAAAAATGCGCTTCCTCAGCGAGTGGTTGATGCGGTATGGGGTTTTTTCTCTGCTTATACCTTGGTATTTGCCGTATGCATGTTGGCAATTATTGCCACAGGTGTTGATGAACTCACCGCATTCTCTGCGGTTGCCGCTACACTGAATAACTTAGGGCCGGGGCTAGGAGAAGTCGCGGTCCACTTTGGCGAAATAAATAGTGCGGCGAAGTGGGTACTGATAATCGCGATGCTATTTGGACGATTAGAAGTCTTTACCTTATTAGTTCTCTTTACACCGACCTTTTGGCGTAGTTAA
- the hemG gene encoding menaquinone-dependent protoporphyrinogen IX dehydrogenase yields MQKILLAYSSRDGQTQKILTQLEKQWAQEANCDWYDLHGDSEVNWAQYDRVIVAASIRYGRFHQCVYQFVSQYQLELGQMPAAFLCVNLTARKPGKDLPENSVYIKKFLKQSPWQPKQIAIFAGALRYPKYRWFDRVMIQLIMKMTGGETDTRKEVEYTDWQKVGAFGETFIEK; encoded by the coding sequence ATGCAAAAGATATTGTTGGCCTATTCTAGCCGAGATGGCCAAACTCAAAAGATATTAACCCAACTCGAAAAGCAATGGGCGCAAGAGGCAAACTGCGATTGGTACGATCTTCATGGAGACAGCGAGGTGAACTGGGCGCAGTATGACCGTGTAATTGTCGCTGCATCTATTCGTTATGGTCGCTTTCATCAGTGTGTCTATCAGTTTGTGTCACAGTACCAGCTAGAGTTGGGTCAGATGCCTGCGGCATTCCTTTGTGTAAACCTGACGGCAAGAAAACCCGGTAAAGACTTACCCGAAAATAGTGTCTATATTAAAAAGTTCTTAAAGCAATCTCCTTGGCAACCCAAGCAAATTGCGATCTTCGCTGGCGCGCTACGGTATCCGAAATACCGTTGGTTCGATCGAGTCATGATTCAGCTCATTATGAAAATGACCGGCGGTGAGACCGATACACGTAAAGAAGTGGAGTATACCGACTGGCAAAAGGTGGGAGCATTTGGTGAAACTTTCATCGAAAAGTAA